One window of Caldisericia bacterium genomic DNA carries:
- a CDS encoding NfeD family protein: MKNLSGKRGKVITTLRPSGTIEIDGKRYDAISLGEFIEKDSRVKVVKIEGNKIIVEKL, from the coding sequence TTGAAGAACTTATCGGGAAAGAGGGGAAAAGTTATAACAACATTAAGACCATCTGGCACAATTGAAATTGATGGAAAAAGGTATGATGCAATTTCTCTTGGAGAGTTCATTGAAAAAGATTCAAGAGTGAAAGTTGTAAAAATTGAAGGTAACAAAATTATAGTAGAAAAACTTTAA
- the floA gene encoding flotillin-like protein FloA (flotillin-like protein involved in membrane lipid rafts) gives MFGLGVWFIVLLIVVLLIILFSFIPIGLWIASIAAGVPVGLINLIGMRLRRVVPAKIVLPLIKATKAGLFVSVDKLEAHYLAGGNVDRVIDAWIAAERAGIPLTFERAAAIDLAGRDVLEAVRMSVNPKVIETPVVAAVAKDGIELKAKARVTVRANIDRLVGGAGEATIIARVGEGIVTTIGSAETHKEVLENPDRISKTVLEKGLDTGTAFEILSIDIADVDVGQNIGAKLRIDQAEADKRIYQAMAEQKRAMAVAREQEMKALTQEMRAKVVEAEAEIPKAIAEALRQGKLGVFDYYQLRNIQADTTMRESISKISEEEKKEEEK, from the coding sequence ATGTTTGGTTTAGGAGTTTGGTTCATAGTGCTTTTAATTGTAGTGTTATTAATAATTCTTTTTTCATTTATTCCAATTGGTTTATGGATTGCATCAATTGCAGCAGGTGTTCCTGTTGGGTTAATTAATTTAATAGGAATGAGGTTAAGAAGAGTAGTTCCTGCGAAAATAGTCTTACCATTAATAAAAGCAACAAAGGCAGGTCTTTTTGTTTCTGTTGATAAACTTGAAGCACATTACCTTGCAGGAGGAAATGTTGATAGAGTTATTGATGCATGGATTGCAGCAGAAAGAGCAGGAATTCCTCTTACCTTTGAAAGAGCAGCAGCAATTGATCTTGCAGGAAGAGATGTTTTAGAAGCAGTTAGGATGAGTGTAAATCCAAAAGTAATTGAAACACCGGTTGTTGCAGCAGTTGCAAAAGATGGAATTGAACTTAAGGCGAAGGCAAGGGTAACAGTTAGAGCAAACATTGATAGACTTGTGGGTGGTGCAGGAGAAGCAACAATTATTGCAAGAGTTGGTGAAGGTATTGTTACAACAATAGGTTCTGCAGAAACACATAAGGAGGTTTTAGAAAATCCTGATAGAATCTCAAAAACTGTTTTAGAAAAAGGACTTGATACTGGAACTGCATTTGAAATACTCTCAATTGATATAGCAGATGTAGATGTTGGGCAAAATATTGGTGCAAAATTAAGAATTGATCAGGCAGAAGCAGATAAAAGAATATACCAAGCAATGGCTGAACAAAAAAGAGCAATGGCAGTTGCAAGAGAACAAGAAATGAAAGCATTAACTCAAGAGATGAGAGCAAAAGTTGTTGAAGCAGAAGCAGAAATTCCAAAAGCAATTGCAGAAGCATTAAGACAGGGAAAACTTGGAGTTTTTGATTATTATCAATTAAGAAATATTCAAGCAGATACAACAATGAGAGAATCAATTTCAAAAATTTCAGAAGAAGAGAAAAAAGAGGAAGAAAAATAA
- a CDS encoding CehA/McbA family metallohydrolase produces the protein MSKKFLTLILLALLILNLFPKISKAETVKLPFGYYFYPFDGTSTAGTPFGVFVNLSGGQPNTDYYVTGYFYYSTTSSGYIWHLQNNSWFATPGSTSLRPKITTDGNGNWKGWLVFKTNSSTNFGGPVNFRVRITLGSTNYDATLYTVNLMNMSTSGNGGWIEGYAYLDGNPAQGKIVVVKDSNNTIVGIYMTEDNGINENYGGGAGYFKVASPVGCNLKVELWDPVTNVVYVNGTVENICVNAGQTTSGININAFTNNPPVLEWTGESGYENDGVEPDGGNVSTTFEFRIKYVDQDNNPPLSGYPKVHILKEGAEITGSPFSMEEVDSNDTDYTDGKLYKFSTNLSAGNYSYYFEAKDEHNANATGEPTNLKSGPIVEGETIPPVIYELTPPRFSSNYNKKPTISAKYYDPEPSSGIDTSNIYLKIDGIDLTSDATITETQLTYTPTNDLSIGKHSVEIGVKDLSGNQNIVNYYFYIIEELTTPNFYFGVPHAHTSYSDGALTPQDAFTYARDVANIDFLAITDHSNWLDANEWTDTLNQAEAFTQDGIFVALRGFEYTHTTQGHINVYNTDTFVSRNDPNYDTLEEFYAWLKTQPNAIAQFNHPFTLDDFNGFAYDEILDSIITLQEVGNGSPPYSYARLENAYIYALDKGWHVGATNGQDNHTTNWGYPPNNLTGIIANNLTKNNVLDALKMMRTYSTEDRNLRLSFKANNYFMGSTIPVLNGEDIQFEIYAYDPDSSEKIVKVEIITNGGYILKSWTNNSQIFETTYTINYQGGSAWYYLRILEEDGDIGITSPIWTPPSDIDLKVISLSYSPKALFPNKQVTLKATLKNYGLISFSNLTVKFYEGDPQSGGVLIDTKTVNLPSGSQIETSTTWTPISSGLYTIYAILEPPQGDPEFDNMQKITFRVLESLGKRVLIDRYHKNDYTSTTGLYNLSEFADLLTYNGYEVIDSYQEITDQLLNGIDLLVITYPQSGTGKRDISDSEKQVIKNFVQNGGSLLFTAKSNYNEDPTRYNDFLVYLGLGININHDNIYDDVNNYGYLWGVNLYNFPETESKICEGIKNIRFFSGASLIKPDRTPLVSDPINKIEILAYANQTSYDEDDVGGANNHVGPGYYIYSYRSNPNGSNMPAMAVQTLPNGARVAVLGRAVFSNYELGNWVEGQAACNNDAFTLNLVDWLCKVDRVMPIAEARKDVDNNNVPDRLGERVTIRGVVTSGSGKFFDVIYLQDETGGITVFGSFPTDKIIPEGAILQVTGIIDQYNGDTELQFDDFYRDFLWIGWTDVPQAKYFRTGELNLEQNEGWLVKTEGFVTEIIDSGTCKIDDGSGEIIVFIDGYIGTLPQGLKVGDYLYVIGLSGEYSEGHRIRVRSPNDISFTPIYYDINLSIIGNGNVIINPPSGPYNPYTQITLTAIPTSGWYFVEWSGDIASTLNPLQINITKNLNIKALFVNSFVEKNIGAIILLDLVSNYSPRWRVIISSKNYDTGWMRFNRYKITGSSFWGEYADKRYHLGIDFTQPSRYHIIFDDRITKISIKISN, from the coding sequence ATGTCAAAAAAATTTCTTACTCTTATTCTTTTGGCATTATTAATTTTAAATTTATTTCCAAAGATCTCTAAGGCCGAAACTGTTAAACTTCCTTTTGGTTATTACTTTTATCCATTTGATGGAACTTCAACAGCAGGTACTCCATTTGGAGTATTTGTAAATTTATCTGGTGGTCAACCTAATACAGATTATTATGTAACTGGTTACTTTTATTACTCTACAACTTCATCTGGTTATATATGGCATTTACAAAACAATTCTTGGTTTGCTACACCTGGAAGCACATCTTTAAGACCTAAAATTACAACAGATGGTAATGGAAATTGGAAAGGTTGGTTAGTTTTTAAAACAAATAGTTCAACTAACTTTGGTGGTCCTGTTAATTTCAGAGTAAGAATCACATTGGGTAGTACAAATTATGATGCCACTTTATATACAGTCAATTTAATGAATATGAGCACATCAGGAAATGGAGGTTGGATTGAGGGATATGCTTATTTAGATGGAAATCCTGCTCAAGGAAAAATTGTTGTTGTTAAAGACTCTAATAACACAATTGTTGGTATTTATATGACTGAAGATAATGGTATTAATGAAAATTATGGAGGTGGTGCAGGATATTTTAAAGTCGCTTCCCCAGTAGGTTGTAATTTAAAAGTTGAATTATGGGATCCAGTTACAAATGTTGTTTATGTTAATGGAACAGTTGAAAATATTTGTGTTAATGCTGGACAAACCACATCCGGAATTAACATTAATGCTTTCACAAACAATCCACCTGTTCTAGAATGGACAGGAGAAAGTGGTTATGAAAATGATGGTGTTGAACCAGATGGTGGCAATGTTTCAACAACATTTGAATTTAGAATAAAATATGTTGATCAAGATAATAACCCACCTTTAAGTGGTTATCCAAAAGTTCATATTTTAAAAGAAGGAGCTGAAATTACTGGAAGCCCATTTTCTATGGAAGAGGTTGATTCAAACGATACAGATTATACAGATGGAAAATTATATAAATTTTCAACTAATCTATCAGCTGGAAACTATTCATATTATTTTGAGGCAAAAGATGAACATAATGCAAATGCAACTGGAGAACCAACTAACTTAAAAAGTGGACCAATTGTTGAAGGCGAAACTATACCACCAGTTATATATGAATTAACTCCGCCAAGGTTTTCATCAAATTACAATAAAAAACCAACAATTTCTGCGAAATATTATGATCCTGAACCTTCAAGTGGAATTGATACATCTAATATTTATTTAAAAATTGATGGAATTGATTTAACTTCAGATGCAACAATTACAGAAACACAATTAACTTATACTCCAACAAACGATTTATCTATTGGTAAACATAGTGTTGAAATTGGAGTAAAAGATTTATCTGGAAATCAGAATATAGTTAATTACTATTTTTATATAATAGAAGAACTAACAACTCCAAACTTTTATTTTGGTGTTCCTCACGCTCACACATCATATTCAGATGGAGCTTTGACTCCTCAAGATGCTTTCACATATGCAAGAGATGTAGCTAATATAGATTTTCTTGCAATTACAGATCATTCAAACTGGTTGGATGCAAATGAGTGGACAGACACTTTAAATCAAGCAGAAGCTTTTACTCAAGATGGTATTTTTGTTGCTTTAAGAGGCTTTGAATATACTCATACAACACAAGGTCATATAAATGTTTATAATACAGATACCTTTGTTTCAAGGAATGATCCAAATTATGATACATTGGAAGAGTTTTATGCATGGTTAAAAACTCAACCAAATGCAATAGCACAATTTAATCATCCATTTACTCTTGATGACTTTAATGGTTTTGCATACGATGAGATACTTGATTCAATAATAACTCTTCAAGAAGTTGGAAATGGATCACCTCCATATTCTTATGCAAGGCTTGAAAATGCATATATTTATGCACTTGATAAAGGTTGGCATGTTGGAGCAACAAATGGACAAGATAACCATACTACAAACTGGGGTTATCCACCAAATAATTTAACTGGAATTATTGCAAACAACTTGACAAAAAACAATGTTCTTGATGCTTTAAAAATGATGAGAACTTATAGCACAGAAGATAGAAATTTAAGATTAAGTTTTAAAGCAAATAACTATTTTATGGGCTCAACAATTCCAGTTTTAAATGGCGAAGATATTCAATTTGAAATTTATGCATATGATCCTGATAGTAGTGAGAAAATCGTCAAGGTTGAAATTATAACAAATGGTGGATATATTCTTAAATCTTGGACAAACAATTCGCAAATTTTTGAAACAACATATACAATTAATTATCAAGGTGGTAGTGCATGGTATTATTTAAGAATATTAGAAGAAGATGGTGATATTGGTATAACTTCACCAATTTGGACTCCACCTTCTGATATTGATTTAAAAGTTATAAGTTTAAGTTATTCACCAAAAGCGCTTTTTCCTAATAAACAAGTAACACTTAAAGCAACTTTAAAAAATTATGGCTTAATTTCATTTTCAAATCTAACTGTTAAATTTTATGAAGGTGATCCTCAATCTGGTGGAGTTTTAATTGATACAAAAACTGTTAATTTACCATCTGGCTCTCAAATTGAAACTTCAACAACTTGGACACCAATTTCTTCGGGATTATACACAATTTACGCTATATTAGAACCACCACAAGGTGATCCAGAATTTGATAATATGCAAAAAATTACATTTAGGGTTCTTGAAAGTTTAGGTAAGAGAGTTTTAATTGATAGATATCACAAAAACGATTATACATCAACAACTGGTTTATATAATCTCTCAGAATTTGCAGATTTATTAACCTACAATGGATATGAAGTTATTGATTCTTATCAAGAGATAACAGATCAATTACTTAATGGAATTGATTTGCTCGTAATAACTTATCCACAAAGTGGAACAGGAAAAAGAGATATTTCTGATTCTGAAAAACAAGTAATTAAAAATTTTGTACAAAATGGTGGATCACTCTTATTTACTGCAAAATCAAATTATAATGAAGACCCAACAAGATATAATGATTTTCTTGTATATCTTGGATTAGGAATAAACATAAATCATGATAATATTTATGATGATGTTAATAATTATGGTTATCTTTGGGGTGTAAATTTATATAATTTTCCTGAAACTGAATCAAAAATTTGTGAGGGAATAAAAAATATAAGATTCTTTAGTGGTGCATCTTTAATAAAACCAGATAGAACTCCACTAGTTTCAGATCCAATAAATAAAATTGAAATCCTTGCATATGCAAACCAAACAAGTTATGATGAAGATGATGTTGGTGGCGCAAATAACCATGTAGGTCCAGGTTACTACATTTATAGTTATCGCTCTAACCCAAATGGATCAAATATGCCTGCAATGGCAGTTCAGACACTTCCAAATGGAGCAAGAGTTGCTGTTTTAGGAAGAGCAGTATTTTCAAATTATGAATTAGGAAATTGGGTTGAGGGTCAAGCTGCTTGTAATAATGATGCATTTACCCTAAATCTTGTTGATTGGTTATGTAAAGTTGATAGAGTTATGCCAATAGCTGAGGCTAGAAAAGATGTTGATAATAACAATGTACCAGATAGATTGGGAGAAAGAGTAACAATAAGAGGTGTTGTTACTTCAGGTTCAGGGAAATTTTTTGATGTAATTTATTTACAAGATGAAACTGGAGGTATAACAGTATTTGGTAGTTTTCCAACTGATAAAATAATACCTGAAGGTGCTATTTTACAAGTAACAGGAATAATTGATCAATATAATGGAGATACAGAGTTACAATTTGATGATTTTTATAGAGATTTCTTATGGATTGGATGGACAGATGTACCTCAAGCAAAATATTTTAGAACAGGCGAACTTAATTTAGAACAAAATGAAGGTTGGCTTGTTAAAACAGAAGGATTCGTCACAGAAATAATTGATTCAGGAACATGTAAAATTGATGATGGAAGTGGAGAAATAATTGTATTTATTGATGGGTATATAGGAACTCTTCCTCAAGGATTGAAAGTAGGAGATTATCTATATGTTATAGGTTTATCAGGTGAATATAGTGAAGGTCATAGAATAAGAGTTAGAAGTCCAAATGATATTTCATTCACCCCAATTTATTATGATATTAATTTATCTATAATTGGTAATGGCAATGTTATAATAAATCCACCATCAGGTCCATATAATCCTTATACTCAAATAACCTTAACTGCAATACCAACATCTGGTTGGTATTTTGTAGAATGGAGTGGTGATATTGCTTCAACTTTAAATCCTTTACAGATAAATATAACAAAAAATTTAAATATTAAAGCTCTTTTTGTTAATAGTTTTGTTGAGAAAAACATAGGAGCAATTATTCTTTTAGACCTTGTATCCAATTATTCACCACGTTGGAGAGTTATTATTTCTTCAAAAAATTATGATACAGGCTGGATGAGATTTAATAGATATAAAATTACAGGTAGTTCTTTTTGGGGAGAATATGCAGATAAAAGATACCATTTAGGAATTGATTTTACACAACCGAGTAGATACCATATTATTTTTGATGACAGAATAACTAAGATTTCAATTAAAATTTCAAATTAA